A single genomic interval of Trinickia acidisoli harbors:
- the istA gene encoding IS21 family transposase translates to MHQYRQVLVRMRNGDSERELARCRYMGRRKLAALRELAEQRGWLKPDAPLPDDAEIAAALGPPHKASSTVSGLEVHCALIASWIEQQVPGTAILAALRREHGYTGSYSSVYRMIVSINADRPPDATVPLSFAPGEAAQVDFGAGPMLPDADGVFRRTWAFVMTLAFSRHQYVEFVWDQTVATWLGCHRRAFEWFGGVPTRVIIDNPKCAITRACTYDPVVQRAYAECAEGYGFRIDPCPPADPPKKGIVEASVKYVKGNFLPLRQFRDFTDLNQQARHWVMHEAGRRIHGTTRKVPLELFEVERPLMRELPAVAPDLGTWHKVSVHRDCHVAHQRMLYSVPFVLVGKQLWLRATDASIAIYDDYRLVASHVRARRPGDRLTVRDHLPPEARAFLAHDRQWCLEQAKRVGPACAELIDLLLADHILERLRAAQGVMRLQQPYGALRLEAACARALAHASPFYRTVKTILVGGFDRHPLSDSSEHVHAPSARFARDAQSLFAPDADVRH, encoded by the coding sequence ATGCATCAATATCGACAGGTTCTCGTGCGCATGCGCAACGGGGATTCCGAGCGCGAACTGGCACGCTGTCGCTACATGGGCCGGCGTAAGCTCGCCGCGCTGCGAGAGTTGGCCGAACAACGCGGCTGGCTCAAACCCGATGCGCCGTTACCGGATGACGCCGAGATCGCCGCCGCGCTAGGTCCGCCACACAAGGCAAGCTCGACTGTCTCAGGGCTCGAGGTCCACTGCGCATTGATCGCCTCATGGATCGAGCAGCAAGTGCCCGGTACGGCCATTCTGGCGGCGTTGCGGCGTGAGCACGGCTACACCGGCAGTTATTCGTCGGTTTATCGCATGATCGTTTCGATCAACGCCGATCGTCCGCCCGACGCGACCGTGCCGCTGAGCTTCGCGCCCGGCGAAGCCGCGCAAGTCGATTTCGGTGCCGGTCCGATGCTGCCCGACGCCGATGGCGTGTTCAGGCGCACGTGGGCGTTCGTGATGACGCTTGCCTTCTCACGACATCAGTACGTCGAGTTCGTCTGGGACCAGACCGTGGCGACGTGGCTGGGCTGCCATCGTCGCGCCTTCGAATGGTTCGGTGGCGTACCCACGCGCGTGATCATCGACAACCCCAAGTGCGCTATCACGCGGGCCTGCACCTATGACCCTGTCGTGCAGCGCGCCTACGCCGAATGCGCAGAAGGATACGGTTTCCGGATCGATCCGTGCCCGCCAGCCGATCCGCCCAAGAAGGGCATCGTAGAAGCCAGCGTCAAATACGTGAAGGGCAACTTCTTGCCGCTGCGCCAGTTCCGCGACTTCACCGATCTGAACCAGCAGGCTCGCCATTGGGTCATGCACGAAGCAGGGCGTCGCATCCACGGTACAACGCGCAAGGTGCCCCTCGAATTGTTCGAGGTCGAACGGCCACTGATGCGCGAACTGCCCGCCGTCGCACCCGACCTGGGTACCTGGCACAAGGTGTCCGTTCATCGAGACTGTCACGTCGCCCATCAGCGGATGTTGTATTCCGTGCCGTTCGTGTTGGTCGGCAAGCAGTTGTGGCTGCGTGCGACCGACGCCTCAATCGCCATCTACGACGATTACCGACTCGTCGCCTCGCATGTACGAGCTCGTCGTCCCGGCGATCGACTCACCGTGCGCGATCATCTGCCGCCCGAGGCGCGTGCGTTTCTCGCTCACGATCGGCAGTGGTGCCTCGAACAAGCCAAACGCGTCGGTCCCGCCTGCGCTGAGCTGATCGACCTGCTGCTGGCCGATCACATCCTCGAGCGCCTACGCGCCGCACAAGGCGTCATGCGTCTGCAACAACCCTACGGTGCCTTGCGCCTGGAAGCGGCGTGCGCTCGCGCGCTGGCACACGCCAGTCCGTTCTATCGGACCGTCAAGACGATCCTCGTCGGCGGCTTCGATCGGCATCCCCTCAGCGATTCGAGCGAACACGTCCACGCACCCAGCGCGCGTTTCGCCCGCGACGCTCAATCTCTGTTTGCCCCCGACGCCGACGTGCGTCATTAA
- the istB gene encoding IS21-like element helper ATPase IstB — MQPMPALTPHLKQLRLSGILDSLEARNRQAIDAKLSYVDFLALLIEDEVARREQKKFALRMRRAAFRTSKTLEQFDFDRLPQLNRALVHDLAGGRYLGEHAPVLIVGPCGTGKSHLAQALGHCAVRQGVDVLFTTCTQLTTSLNAARATGAYERRLASLTRVELLIIDDFGLKPLRPPADEDLHELIAERYEAASTIVTSNLDLTEWDQAFPANRLLASATLDRLRHNAYCLVLDGHSYRSPRHLPQQHLNLANSS; from the coding sequence ATGCAACCCATGCCAGCCTTGACCCCGCATCTGAAGCAATTGCGCCTGTCCGGCATCCTCGACTCGCTCGAAGCGCGCAATCGCCAAGCCATCGATGCCAAGCTCTCTTACGTCGACTTCCTCGCGCTGCTGATCGAAGACGAAGTCGCTCGGCGTGAACAGAAGAAGTTCGCGCTACGCATGCGCCGCGCAGCCTTCCGCACCAGCAAGACACTGGAGCAATTCGACTTCGATCGGTTGCCGCAATTGAACCGTGCACTCGTGCACGATCTGGCCGGCGGTCGTTACCTCGGCGAACACGCGCCGGTGCTCATCGTCGGGCCTTGCGGTACGGGTAAAAGCCACTTGGCGCAGGCCCTGGGACACTGTGCCGTGCGTCAAGGCGTCGACGTACTGTTCACCACCTGCACCCAGCTGACCACAAGCTTGAATGCCGCCCGTGCCACCGGCGCCTACGAGCGCCGGCTCGCCAGCTTAACGCGCGTCGAACTGCTGATCATCGATGACTTCGGGCTCAAACCGCTTCGTCCGCCTGCTGACGAGGATCTGCACGAGCTGATCGCCGAGCGTTACGAGGCTGCGTCCACCATCGTCACCAGCAACCTCGATCTGACCGAATGGGATCAGGCCTTCCCAGCCAATCGCTTGCTCGCCTCAGCCACCCTCGACCGCCTGCGTCACAACGCCTACTGCCTCGTGCTCGACGGGCACTCTTACCGCAGCCCGCGCCACCTTCCGCAGCAGCACTTGAACCTTGCAAACAGCAGCTAA
- a CDS encoding Csu type fimbrial protein has product MKRPLSLSAIAAALAFLAVLPQAYAGSSSGYSDGTGTATFTTSLTLQANCTIAANPLNFGTNGVLAAIVNQQTTVSVTCTNTTPYNVGLDGGTVSGSTVTSRLMAGTASGNTSTTVGFQLYQDSGFSTVWGNTQGSNTVGGTGTGSVQSITVYGQVPAQTTPQPDTYQTTVTATVYF; this is encoded by the coding sequence ATGAAACGACCCCTTTCCCTATCGGCGATTGCCGCCGCGCTAGCATTCTTGGCAGTACTGCCGCAAGCATACGCCGGAAGCTCTAGTGGATATAGCGATGGCACGGGAACGGCCACGTTCACGACTTCTCTGACGCTGCAAGCCAACTGCACGATCGCGGCGAATCCGTTGAACTTCGGTACGAATGGGGTTCTCGCTGCGATCGTGAACCAACAGACCACGGTTTCCGTGACTTGTACGAACACTACCCCCTACAACGTTGGGCTGGACGGCGGCACCGTCTCTGGCTCAACGGTTACGAGCCGGTTAATGGCCGGTACCGCCAGCGGCAATACCAGTACGACAGTCGGATTCCAACTCTATCAAGACTCGGGCTTCAGCACTGTCTGGGGTAATACACAAGGCAGCAATACTGTTGGCGGCACGGGCACCGGGTCCGTGCAATCGATCACGGTCTATGGACAGGTACCCGCCCAGACGACACCGCAGCCCGACACCTATCAGACAACGGTCACGGCGACTGTGTATTTTTGA
- a CDS encoding transketolase, with protein sequence MVAPCFEYKRRFVYSLIEEVCSIHEIQRSATYGVLLWMNWSEGVGIHHDGGLPARYGLSSCFSLAVGLFTRSARRKLLDNRTISVLEWSAQILLEADCEQRMSSTSKSGCTIPRNERAVMPNGNVIKMSELRRRAREVWCQTLQICRRAPQMRIASSLSAVEIFVALYYGGVLRFNPKVLFDPNRDRCIASKGHGSICLYPILADLGFFDPSELMRAGEPGSFLGAIPDPITPGFETVNGSLGHGLGVATGMAIGLARRQVDACVFVVTGDGELQEGANWEAIMLAAQHRLDNLHLIVDANGMSMLGSTESAMGQSNLAQQLAAFGWSVWTVSDGHDPNLLAMTLGTMKAERNAKPKALIAQTIKGHGVPGLEGNPLCHMLDPTPGAFDALLAQEMQA encoded by the coding sequence ATGGTGGCCCCGTGTTTCGAGTATAAACGCCGTTTTGTCTATTCTCTGATAGAGGAAGTGTGCTCCATTCATGAAATCCAGCGCTCGGCTACTTACGGTGTTTTGCTGTGGATGAATTGGAGTGAAGGCGTGGGGATTCACCATGACGGTGGTTTGCCTGCGCGTTACGGACTCAGTTCTTGCTTCTCGTTAGCCGTGGGATTGTTCACGCGCTCGGCACGTCGCAAGCTGCTCGACAATCGGACCATCAGCGTGCTCGAATGGAGTGCCCAGATTTTGTTGGAGGCGGATTGCGAGCAGCGGATGAGTAGTACGTCGAAAAGCGGTTGCACGATACCGCGTAATGAGAGAGCCGTGATGCCAAATGGAAATGTAATCAAAATGAGCGAACTGCGCCGACGTGCGCGTGAAGTTTGGTGCCAAACACTGCAAATCTGTCGTCGCGCACCGCAGATGCGCATCGCTTCGTCGTTGTCCGCCGTTGAGATTTTTGTAGCGCTGTACTACGGAGGCGTGCTTCGATTTAATCCGAAGGTTTTGTTTGATCCAAACAGGGATCGCTGCATCGCAAGCAAAGGGCACGGTTCGATCTGCTTATATCCGATCTTGGCCGATCTTGGTTTTTTTGACCCTTCGGAACTGATGAGGGCTGGTGAGCCCGGAAGTTTTCTCGGGGCCATTCCCGATCCCATTACGCCAGGATTTGAAACAGTGAACGGCTCGCTCGGTCACGGGTTGGGTGTGGCTACGGGGATGGCGATTGGGCTTGCCCGCCGCCAAGTAGACGCCTGCGTTTTCGTGGTGACTGGCGACGGCGAATTGCAAGAGGGCGCGAATTGGGAGGCGATCATGCTGGCCGCGCAGCATCGACTGGACAATCTGCATTTGATTGTCGATGCGAACGGTATGAGCATGCTGGGTTCTACCGAGTCGGCTATGGGGCAATCGAATCTCGCCCAGCAATTGGCGGCATTTGGTTGGTCGGTATGGACGGTATCTGATGGTCATGATCCCAACTTGCTCGCCATGACCCTCGGCACCATGAAGGCGGAGCGAAACGCAAAGCCGAAAGCGTTGATTGCGCAAACCATCAAGGGACATGGCGTGCCCGGGCTCGAAGGCAATCCACTATGCCATATGCTGGATCCAACCCCCGGCGCGTTCGATGCGCTTCTTGCTCAGGAGATGCAAGCATGA
- a CDS encoding transketolase family protein: protein MSAATTPLAMQDAFLSRVVECMAADRSIFVVSADFGSPVMDRIREAFPDRFLNVGVAEQNLINVCAGLALEGFKVFAYAIAPFLTMRCYEQIRVNLALLSAIRPMSVTLVGVGAGCSYVALGPTYQCYEDIGVMRALPNLEILSPSDDMSAAGLVDHCLTGVSVRYVRLDAQVLQRLYTDSVDSEQGFSLLRPGKACCVIATGYMSHVALRVAEILEKEGITIAVIDLVKLTSFCSPVLTKMVSRFDHVVTIEEGFHGRGGLDACMREWAAKKLASEISWLHLGVKPMYLYTVGSREMLHERLGLGARTISRAIRDFVSPSHRVRHAGHLRANVSNLRS from the coding sequence ATGAGCGCTGCAACAACACCGCTTGCCATGCAGGATGCATTCTTGTCGCGCGTTGTCGAATGTATGGCGGCCGATCGATCGATTTTTGTGGTCAGTGCCGACTTCGGCTCGCCGGTCATGGATCGAATTCGCGAAGCATTTCCCGATCGCTTCCTTAATGTTGGCGTTGCGGAACAGAACCTGATCAACGTTTGTGCGGGCCTCGCGCTCGAGGGATTCAAGGTTTTCGCGTATGCCATTGCCCCGTTCCTCACGATGCGATGCTATGAGCAGATTCGCGTCAACCTCGCGCTGCTCTCGGCGATCAGGCCGATGAGCGTCACGTTGGTCGGTGTGGGCGCAGGGTGCAGTTATGTCGCGTTGGGTCCGACTTACCAATGCTACGAGGACATAGGGGTGATGCGCGCGTTGCCAAATCTGGAGATTCTCTCGCCCTCGGACGACATGAGTGCCGCTGGACTAGTGGATCACTGCTTGACCGGTGTGAGCGTGAGGTATGTACGGCTCGACGCCCAAGTGTTGCAGCGGCTCTACACTGACTCAGTCGATAGCGAGCAAGGCTTTAGTTTGCTTCGACCAGGGAAGGCGTGTTGTGTGATCGCGACCGGCTATATGTCGCATGTCGCATTGCGTGTTGCGGAGATTTTGGAGAAAGAAGGCATCACGATTGCGGTGATCGATCTTGTGAAGCTCACGAGTTTCTGCTCTCCGGTGTTGACAAAGATGGTGTCGCGCTTCGACCATGTTGTAACGATCGAAGAAGGGTTTCATGGCCGCGGCGGGCTCGATGCGTGCATGCGTGAATGGGCAGCGAAAAAGCTAGCTTCGGAGATTTCGTGGCTTCATCTTGGCGTTAAGCCGATGTACCTTTATACCGTGGGCTCCCGAGAAATGTTGCATGAGCGTCTGGGCTTGGGGGCGCGCACGATTAGCCGGGCGATTCGTGATTTCGTCAGTCCGTCGCACAGAGTACGTCACGCGGGACATCTTCGAGCCAATGTCAGCAATCTTAGGTCGTGA
- a CDS encoding helix-turn-helix domain-containing protein gives MLGSGLKPLAIAAQLGVSAQSVYNWSHAWCKRGVCGLMGVHNGGRHALLGDDQIAAALQDRNAG, from the coding sequence ATGCTCGGAAGCGGCCTCAAGCCCCTTGCCATTGCGGCCCAGTTGGGCGTGAGCGCACAGAGTGTCTACAACTGGTCGCATGCGTGGTGCAAGCGTGGCGTCTGCGGCTTGATGGGTGTCCACAACGGCGGCCGACATGCGTTGCTCGGTGACGACCAAATCGCCGCGGCCCTGCAAGATCGAAACGCTGGGTGA
- a CDS encoding transposase: MDHHRFSAAGHHEACLIRLSPNHCRCSVIGALDFGKNTLIHAAHTGTIKAPDVEHFIDSVLASENGLPTVIVLDNASIHHAISEVTRQRWLLEHKVILFTCLPIVPNST, from the coding sequence ATGGATCACCACCGGTTCAGCGCAGCTGGTCACCACGAGGCTTGCCTCATCAGGTTGAGCCCAAATCACTGCCGCTGTAGCGTGATCGGGGCACTGGACTTCGGCAAGAACACGCTAATCCACGCTGCGCATACCGGTACCATCAAGGCCCCGGATGTCGAGCACTTCATTGACAGCGTGCTGGCCAGCGAAAACGGTTTGCCAACGGTGATCGTGCTGGACAATGCCAGCATCCATCACGCCATCAGCGAAGTAACGCGCCAACGTTGGCTGCTCGAACATAAGGTCATCCTGTTTACCTGCCTGCCTATAGTCCCGAACTCAACATGA
- a CDS encoding IS5 family transposase gives MKRQIGFAEAESRGAKRVTKRQRFLAEMDKLVPWPRLLSAIEPYYPKGKRGRPPIGLERMLRIYFLQQWYGLSDEGLEDALYDSIAMRAFAGIDLAVEDVPDATTLLKFRRLLVEHDLTRKLFDEIGISLCERGLLMKEGTLVDATIIEAPPSTKNAENSRDPEMHQTKKGNQWHFGMKAHIGVDADSGLVHSLVGTSANVTDVSQAHALLHGHEREAFGDAGYTGVEKRDEMRGKAVQWRVAVKRGKIKAMRDGALKDLLIQVERTKAQIRARVEHPFHVVKNLFRHRKVRYKGLAKNTAQLFSLFALANLVIAKSQLNSIHGQSPSCV, from the coding sequence ATGAAGCGACAGATCGGTTTTGCAGAAGCGGAAAGCCGTGGCGCGAAGCGCGTAACCAAGCGGCAACGCTTTCTGGCGGAGATGGACAAGCTTGTCCCATGGCCACGTTTGCTGTCGGCGATCGAGCCGTACTACCCGAAGGGCAAGCGAGGCCGACCGCCGATTGGCTTGGAACGTATGCTGAGGATCTACTTCCTGCAACAGTGGTACGGGCTGTCGGACGAAGGGTTGGAAGACGCGCTGTACGACAGCATTGCGATGCGTGCGTTTGCCGGCATCGATCTGGCGGTCGAGGACGTGCCGGATGCGACGACGCTGTTGAAGTTCCGCCGCCTGCTGGTCGAGCATGACTTGACGCGCAAGCTGTTCGACGAGATCGGCATTTCGCTGTGCGAACGCGGGTTGCTGATGAAGGAAGGCACCTTGGTGGATGCGACGATTATTGAGGCGCCACCGTCGACCAAGAATGCCGAGAACAGCCGTGATCCTGAGATGCATCAAACGAAGAAGGGCAATCAGTGGCACTTCGGCATGAAAGCGCACATCGGCGTCGATGCCGACTCGGGTCTGGTGCACAGCCTGGTGGGTACATCGGCCAACGTAACGGACGTATCGCAAGCGCACGCTCTGTTGCACGGGCACGAGCGGGAAGCGTTTGGTGATGCTGGCTACACGGGCGTTGAAAAGCGCGACGAGATGCGCGGCAAAGCGGTGCAATGGCGCGTGGCTGTCAAGCGCGGAAAGATTAAGGCAATGCGAGACGGGGCGCTGAAGGATTTGCTGATCCAGGTGGAGCGAACCAAAGCGCAAATTCGCGCCCGGGTCGAGCATCCGTTTCATGTCGTCAAGAATTTGTTCCGCCACCGCAAGGTCCGCTATAAAGGCCTAGCCAAGAACACGGCGCAACTGTTCAGCCTCTTCGCCTTGGCCAATCTGGTGATCGCAAAGAGCCAGTTGAACTCGATACATGGGCAAAGTCCGTCATGTGTATGA
- a CDS encoding transposase, producing MTEHDSELQVVSQSRDGRRRYDEKGKRALVEAALRPGVSVARLAQEHGVNANLLRKWITKYLLERESSRCARAAQDGAVVVDPSDGVQVHDGVPATMHSEAPAPAFVPVVAAAATPSVTPAPIAFALRVRLPNGVEFNLGQAGIDELGTLVQMFGRLPCSGSTTN from the coding sequence ATGACAGAGCATGACTCAGAGTTGCAGGTTGTTTCGCAAAGCCGCGACGGGCGGCGGCGGTACGACGAGAAGGGGAAACGCGCGCTGGTCGAGGCGGCACTGCGTCCCGGCGTGTCGGTGGCGCGCCTCGCGCAGGAGCACGGAGTCAACGCCAACCTGCTGCGCAAGTGGATCACGAAGTACCTGCTCGAGCGTGAGAGTAGCCGCTGCGCACGGGCCGCACAGGACGGCGCCGTCGTCGTTGACCCGAGCGATGGTGTGCAGGTGCATGACGGCGTGCCGGCCACTATGCACAGCGAGGCGCCTGCGCCGGCATTCGTACCGGTTGTGGCCGCTGCTGCGACTCCATCTGTTACGCCTGCCCCGATCGCGTTTGCGCTGCGCGTACGCCTGCCCAACGGCGTCGAGTTCAACCTGGGCCAGGCCGGCATCGACGAACTTGGCACGCTGGTCCAGATGTTCGGGAGGCTGCCGTGTTCCGGTTCGACGACGAACTGA
- the tnpB gene encoding IS66 family insertion sequence element accessory protein TnpB (TnpB, as the term is used for proteins encoded by IS66 family insertion elements, is considered an accessory protein, since TnpC, encoded by a neighboring gene, is a DDE family transposase.) — MFRFDDELKVYLHRDPVDFRCGINSLSILVEQAMHLSPMAPALFVFGNRRRDRIKILGWERNGFWLLLKRLEASDRFVWPDSDTAVVALSVELLHWLIDGADIAAIQRHPRRNYLRVS; from the coding sequence GTGTTCCGGTTCGACGACGAACTGAAGGTCTACCTCCATCGCGATCCGGTGGACTTCCGCTGCGGGATCAACAGCCTGTCGATCCTGGTCGAGCAGGCGATGCACCTGAGTCCGATGGCGCCCGCGCTGTTCGTGTTCGGCAACCGGCGGCGCGATCGCATCAAGATCCTGGGCTGGGAGCGCAACGGCTTCTGGCTGCTGCTCAAGCGGCTTGAGGCCAGCGACCGTTTCGTGTGGCCCGACAGCGACACGGCGGTGGTAGCCTTGAGCGTCGAGCTGCTCCACTGGCTCATCGACGGTGCCGACATCGCGGCAATCCAGCGCCATCCCAGGCGCAACTATCTGCGCGTGAGCTGA
- a CDS encoding site-specific integrase, protein MPKYTRIRPGHLLCEHWFEGAALRTHADAYVQYLIDRGYARETVECYFRCVAHFIHWMTQRDINLCDVSKPTIVQFLERHLPHCQCASRCRHTSADVRAGLKHFFAMLDGAQPEHLTLNVLTPIGTELAEFKRHLAEVRGLSDSTCTVRVRQAHEFLVDRFGAGPVQISRLTPGDIVRFVMRRTNGLAPATIKGIGISLRSYLLFKSSRGTPTETLIAALPRVAQWRLSGLPEVLSSVEVRQLLKAFDRSSATGMRDYAMTRCLLDLGLRRAEVARLSLDDIDWRDGTLTIHGKGKRIDIVPLPRLTGNAISEYLQRGRPNTARREVFVRHRPPLDAAANLDIVRNAVRYAAARCGLQQRVRGTHIFRHTMACRMVQGGVPFKEIGDLLRHRSLDTTTIYAKVNLPALRRVALPWPGKRS, encoded by the coding sequence ATGCCCAAATACACACGCATCAGACCCGGCCATCTGCTCTGCGAGCATTGGTTCGAAGGCGCTGCGTTGCGAACGCATGCAGACGCTTACGTTCAATACCTGATCGATCGTGGTTATGCCCGGGAGACAGTGGAATGCTACTTCAGGTGTGTCGCCCACTTCATTCATTGGATGACGCAGCGCGACATCAATCTTTGCGATGTTAGCAAGCCGACGATCGTCCAGTTTCTCGAGCGGCACCTGCCGCATTGCCAATGCGCGTCTCGCTGTCGGCACACAAGCGCCGATGTTCGCGCCGGTTTGAAGCACTTCTTCGCGATGCTCGACGGCGCGCAACCGGAGCATTTGACTCTCAACGTGTTGACGCCTATCGGCACAGAGCTCGCAGAATTCAAGCGCCATCTGGCAGAGGTTCGCGGTCTGTCCGACAGCACATGCACAGTTCGAGTACGGCAGGCCCACGAGTTTCTTGTCGATCGTTTCGGTGCGGGGCCCGTACAGATTTCGAGGTTGACCCCGGGCGATATTGTACGTTTTGTTATGCGCCGAACGAACGGACTTGCTCCAGCGACGATCAAGGGTATCGGTATCTCGCTACGGAGCTACTTGTTATTCAAGAGCAGCCGGGGAACGCCAACCGAAACGCTCATCGCAGCGCTGCCGAGGGTTGCGCAATGGCGTCTCTCCGGATTGCCCGAGGTCCTCTCGTCTGTCGAAGTCAGGCAACTGCTCAAGGCGTTCGATCGTAGCAGTGCTACCGGCATGCGCGATTACGCCATGACGCGCTGTCTTCTAGATCTTGGCTTGCGGCGCGCGGAAGTGGCACGTCTGAGTCTCGATGATATCGACTGGCGAGATGGAACATTGACGATACACGGCAAGGGCAAACGGATCGACATCGTCCCGCTTCCAAGACTGACCGGCAACGCGATCTCCGAGTACCTGCAGCGTGGGCGTCCAAACACTGCACGGCGCGAGGTATTTGTTCGCCATCGACCACCGCTTGATGCCGCAGCCAATCTGGATATTGTCCGTAACGCAGTTCGTTATGCCGCTGCGCGTTGCGGTTTGCAGCAACGTGTGCGCGGCACCCATATTTTCCGGCACACCATGGCTTGCCGGATGGTGCAAGGCGGCGTTCCATTCAAGGAGATCGGCGATCTGTTGCGCCATCGTTCTCTCGATACCACGACGATTTATGCGAAGGTCAACCTTCCAGCCCTTCGTCGCGTGGCGCTTCCATGGCCAGGGAAGCGATCATGA
- a CDS encoding tyrosine-type recombinase/integrase, which yields MSAHTSFSNWIDAYLNVRRRAGFDLRIVGNQLREFARFAERIGHNGGLTIQLAAQWAGNSGTGRRSTAARRIEVLRPFAAYCRQFDPATEIPPRYLFGRAHHRLAPHIFTDDEVVDLLAACDGLYPPGGLRSASCRTIFGLIAATGLRISEATGLTRSDVDFEKRLLHIRSAKFGKSRWVPIHPTTASAMRRYACKRDRDSSTANTNAFFVFDYGRPASTRSVEYAFKILRTALKWRARGDHPAPRIHDLRHSFVCHRLQDWYAQGVDVDRNILALSTYLGHAKVTDTYWYETASPELLAIAAQRFVRHRGGSS from the coding sequence ATGAGCGCGCACACATCTTTTTCCAACTGGATCGACGCTTACCTCAACGTCCGTCGTCGAGCCGGATTTGATCTCCGGATCGTGGGCAATCAACTCAGGGAATTCGCGCGCTTTGCCGAACGGATCGGCCACAACGGTGGGCTGACGATACAACTCGCCGCTCAGTGGGCCGGCAACTCCGGCACCGGACGGCGGTCAACGGCGGCCCGCAGAATCGAGGTGCTTCGCCCCTTTGCCGCGTACTGCCGGCAATTCGATCCGGCAACAGAGATCCCGCCGCGATATCTGTTCGGGCGTGCCCATCATCGACTGGCACCGCATATTTTCACCGATGATGAAGTCGTGGATCTGCTGGCAGCCTGCGACGGTCTCTATCCACCCGGTGGTCTGCGCAGTGCGAGCTGCAGGACGATTTTCGGACTGATCGCTGCGACCGGACTGCGTATCTCGGAAGCGACGGGGTTAACCCGTTCGGATGTAGATTTCGAGAAGCGGCTTCTGCATATCCGGAGTGCTAAGTTTGGCAAATCACGGTGGGTGCCGATACACCCTACGACTGCATCAGCGATGCGACGATATGCCTGCAAACGCGACCGCGATTCTTCAACTGCCAACACGAATGCTTTCTTTGTGTTCGACTACGGTCGACCAGCTTCAACAAGAAGCGTCGAGTACGCGTTCAAGATCCTGCGCACCGCATTGAAGTGGCGCGCTCGCGGCGACCATCCCGCACCGCGGATACATGATCTGCGACATTCGTTCGTCTGCCATCGATTGCAGGATTGGTACGCGCAAGGGGTGGACGTCGATCGCAACATTCTTGCGCTGTCGACTTACCTCGGGCATGCCAAAGTCACCGACACGTACTGGTACGAAACAGCCTCGCCCGAGCTCCTGGCAATCGCAGCCCAACGCTTTGTGCGCCATCGCGGAGGTTCATCATGA